The following are from one region of the Streptosporangiales bacterium genome:
- a CDS encoding universal stress protein, whose protein sequence is MTRRADAPIVVGVDGSDDSLDAVAWAAELAYLRGRPLRIVHAFVWPLMDVQLGPSPYGPPDGGLAHAADGFVDAALTHARTASPGVGAWGEVVTGAAAPMLIAESRHADTVVVGNRGLGGFSGLLVGSVGVNIAAHASCPVVVVRPGTGAGPSAGRVVVGVDGSPESHLAISVAFEDASRRGVGLTAVHGWTTPASLGTGAMLPLVFDPELVGQEESRMLAELLAGWCEKYPDVDVERRVRYTKPGKLLVEESRGACLVVVGSRGRGGFRGLLLGSVSQAVLHHAQCPVEIVRNYS, encoded by the coding sequence GCCTGGGCGGCCGAGCTCGCGTACCTGCGTGGGCGGCCCCTGCGCATCGTGCACGCGTTCGTCTGGCCGCTCATGGACGTGCAGCTCGGGCCATCGCCTTACGGGCCGCCCGACGGCGGCCTGGCGCACGCCGCTGACGGCTTCGTCGACGCGGCACTCACCCATGCGCGGACTGCCTCTCCTGGGGTGGGGGCGTGGGGGGAGGTCGTGACCGGCGCGGCCGCGCCGATGCTCATCGCCGAGTCCCGCCATGCGGACACGGTCGTCGTGGGGAACCGGGGGCTCGGCGGGTTCAGCGGCCTGCTCGTCGGCTCGGTCGGTGTCAACATCGCGGCACACGCATCGTGTCCCGTGGTCGTCGTCCGCCCCGGTACCGGGGCAGGGCCGTCGGCAGGACGCGTGGTGGTCGGCGTGGACGGGTCACCGGAGTCACACCTGGCGATCAGCGTGGCATTCGAGGATGCGTCCAGACGTGGTGTCGGGCTGACCGCGGTCCACGGCTGGACGACCCCGGCGTCGCTGGGAACGGGTGCGATGCTGCCCCTGGTCTTCGACCCCGAGCTGGTCGGTCAGGAGGAGTCGCGCATGCTCGCCGAGCTCCTCGCCGGCTGGTGCGAGAAGTACCCGGATGTCGACGTCGAGCGACGCGTCAGGTACACGAAGCCGGGCAAGCTCCTTGTCGAGGAGTCGCGTGGCGCCTGCCTGGTCGTCGTCGGATCACGGGGTCGGGGCGGGTTCCGCGGGCTCCTGCTCGGCTCGGTGAGCCAGGCCGTGCTGCACCATGCGCAGTGCCCGGTCGAGATCGTCCGCAACTACTCCTGA